ATAACGTCTCCTGAATCAATCGTTACAGAATACCACGAGCAACAACCAGATAACGTTGAAAAGAAAAAAGATACTCATCAAACAACGGGCTTACGTAGTCAGGAATCCCCTCAGCAAGAGAGCCCTAAAGGTTTCTTGATTAATGCTCGTCAACTCTCTCGCTCGACATCAGGCCTTGACCATACAACGACGACTGAGGACTCTGAAGTAATCGCTCCAGTCCCTGTGAAACGAAACATACCGTCGCGCATAACAATAAGACGATCAAAATCAACAACAAGCCTGAGAAATAAGCTACCGCCGGATTTGCAACCTCAATCATCGAAACACTCTATTGCGCCATGTCCATCAGGCGAATACACCAACCCTCTCAATCCTGAAGATATTCATCGCGCCATCAGGGAAAAATCACTCGGCCAGGTGGCAACTAAAGCACTCAAACCAATGGTCACGACGTTATATGAATGTACAGCAGCACCATTGCCGGACAGCCCGGAGAAGTCCAGACAGCATGAAGATACAAATAAGCGATTCAGGATAGTCAGACAGATGGGCATCATGGGAAGTTTTTTTAATCGCCATATACCCCATGAGTTAAAACAGCGGAAACTTGGTGGGGGGTATCTGGATTTTAGCCCCAGAACCCCCTTTGAATGCATTGCGCACAATATCAGAACCATTTTGATGAGTCCATCCAGCCTGCCCGGGCGGTTTGTCAATTTAGGGGCTATCAAACGGGACGATCAAAATATCGACTTTGGATCGGGTGACGATCTACAGGCCAGTAGCATGATCGTTGATCAGTTCGCGGATCTGCTGGTTAACATTTTGAAAATAGCCAAGAGCGATGATCAATATACCGGCAAACATGACTTGATAAATCGATTCAGAAACCTTGTCAAAGATTTCCAGGCATGCAGGACTCAGGGGCTGGCTTCCCAGGAATGTTGCGCACATATGCTGACCATTTTTCAGGAAATTCTTCAGTGCGTACCAATGATTGAAAGCGCTTCAGAGACCGAACTCAACAGCCTGACTATGATGGAGCGTACACTGGCAGCTGCCAGCAAAGTTCCTGTCGAGGCTGAAGCGCAAAAAGCGTTGCTTGACCTGATATCAATGACCTTCAGAGAAATCCGGCAAGGCCATTGTGTTGAAGACATTCTGGGGGAGTTTGAGCAACTGGCTGATGAGGTATCCTTAATCGGTTCAGACACCCGTGAGCAGATCGCCACCGAAAAGCAGGAACACAAGCACACCATAGAGGCATTGGAATCAAGTTACAACGTATTACAAAATCAAAAATACAAAGACACATCGGCATCTATAACCAAAAAAGTCTGGAAAAAAAAGATGGCAACCTTAACGCAGGAGCTGGACGCATCGATTAAAGCTAAAAATGAACAGTTCAGGGAAAAGCTCGCTGAGCTATCTAAACAAGCTAAAACACAGGACAAACAGCGACTGGCAGAATGGAAAAACAAGCTTATGGACTTTGCCCGCAGACAGACAGACCGTTACGGATAGTCAGAGCATCCACTCTGTAACTCCCTTGTATCAGCATGCCTATCGCAATGCCTGCATTTTTGGCTGACACGATGTGGAGTGACAGTCGGGAAAACTGTTTTTACAATTCCAGAGTCGTATAAATAAGCACGAATATGCAATAAAACCGGTCAGGCAAAGAGTCATAATTTTATAAAGATAATAATTATCAGTTAAATTAAGATTGATAGTACAGAGTTGATGTTTGCATAAGAAAATGATTAATGCGGGTCACACCCACTGGCGTTTTCCCCTGAGCAGTCTGACCGTCAATAGGACCTTCAGGCTCTCAAGTACTTTTTTCCCTTTTTCCGGCAACGCCAGGAGCCTGTCGGAGTTGATTAAGACGGCTTTTCTGCGAGGTAATTCACAGTGGTAACCAAAATTTTCACAATGACCAACACACATTCTGCGCGTGTTCGCTGGTATGGAGTATGGAGTGGTGGCCGTGCGTATATTAAACCCTCTGTAAGATTGGGGAGGACGGTGGGATTATGTGCGGCTACTACGGTGATATGGTTGAAAAAAAGTATTGCCTCCAATGACAGAGGCATTCTAAGTGCTGCCGAGCTTGGCCCGGAACATTTGATGGCAATCGTACAGGGAGCATGCGGGGCAAGGAGTATACCTGGTTGTAGCAAAGGAAACGCTGTACTTCCCTATATTCTTTCCTTGCTCCAAAGTCAGAACCTGAAGGCTCGTGGAGGAGCCCTAGGATCAGGACCCATTCCACCAGAAATGATTACCCAGCTATTAAACAGGTCCGGTTATACATTATTGTGTTTTTTGCCACCTGTTGGTAACGGTCATTTAGTGGCCATAAGATATGAAAATCAGACCCTGCAAATGTTTGATGCCAATCAAGGTTTATTCCAGTACTCCGATGAGTCCAGTTTTATACAGCATATGTATGGACTATTCATGAGAGAATATTCAGACATGATTGGTGGTAAATGGGGAGTATTCAATGTGATACCCGATATGTAATACCAGCCCCAGCTTCTGACTATGAATTGTGCAGCTATTTTCAACCACTGAGGGGAGCGATAATCAATAATTTACCGGCTCCGGAACAATTGTCACACCCCATTTCTTTAACTCAGGGTGGCGAATGATGTGAGGCTGTATTTCAGCTAATTCTTGTTTACTCAGTCTCACACCTTTTTGATACGGTTGATCAAGTAGCTTCACTATCGGGTTCATGCATTTCCATACCATTGTCTTTGTCCACTCCAAAACAGACGTTACTGTGTTCAGAAGGCTCCCATTCCAATGTTTTTCGAGATAAGACCAGCCTCGTTCAATCGGATTGTATTTGCTGTGGCAGGGAGGGTAGTAAACCAGCCGTCTTCAGCCCCGCTTTTTTGGCAAACTCAACCATTCTGAAAAGAAACTGGGTTCGGTGGCTGTTACTTTCAGGTCCGTTGTCTGCGTAGATAATGAGGTGTTTGCATTCAGAGGTGACATTAACGCTGGACATGATATGTACAATCAATCACAGAGGGAGCAGGAAAGATACTCCGGTAAAGTTTGATATGCCACTCCCCTTATATCGAAGATTCTCTGCTACTATACTGACCATCTACCGGTCAATATGCAGAAAGGGTCATGCCGTCTGTTACCCGCTCTTTTCGACTACTCTTCCTTTTGTCGGTGTCACTGTTACTGGCAGGCAATTGCAGATCGGAAAGCTTTTCCTCCCAGGCTGTTCATGCCTCAACACTGTTTTTGAATGCCCGTGCGAAAGAGCTGGCTGACTCTCTGGAAGCCTCTTATTTTAAAGTCAGTGTCGAGTCCCCCCCAAAGCGTATAAAGCTGCCCTTATGCCCGGACACTCCGGAAATAAAGCTAGTGACATTACTGGCTCCTGGTCGACAGTCCGTGAAGGTCATCTGCCGGGAGCGTGATAACCAGAGTCTGCTACTTCATGCCAATGTCAGCCTGTTTCTGCCGGTACTCATCAGTACCGGGCGCATTCAGGGCGGAAGCAGGGTGACGGGAGCCAACAGCAACTGGGAGATTCGTGATATCAGTCGCCTTAAACAGGGGTACTTCAGAGACATTGATCAGCTGAAAAGATTACAAGCCGCTAAAACCATCAAACCCAATCAGGTGCTGACACCTATGATGTTCCTGCCAGCAAAGGAAATGCAAAAACATTAATCAGTGATTGCTATTTAGGCAGCACAAGCTGTAAGCACGCAATTTTCTTTCCAACTATCTGATTTTCCAGCAGTAAATAGATACAGGTCAATATTCAGTAAAAAAAGCCCTGTATTATTTACCGACTGCTTTACCTTTGCTTACACAAATATCATAAGGAAGTTTATGTCTAAGGCCAGAATGGTTGCACTGCTGTGCGCTCTGCCAATATGCGCACTGCCAGCGGTAAGCGCCGCAACAACGGATGTTTCTGTGATCAAGGCAGAATACCGCCCCATTTTCCAGCAAAAAACTTACAGCACATCACTGACGGCTGCGCAGCGGATTACGCTTATTTCGCAGACCTCAGGGGCTGTCGTTGAGAAAATGGTACGCAACGGACAGAACGTCAGCATTGGGGATGTGATCGTTCAACTGGATGACCGCGATTACCAGCTAAACCATAGAGAGAGTGAAGCCAACCTCGACCTGGCAAAAGCCAATTATCGTGAAGCGCAAAACGAACTGAAACGGTCCAGTAAGCTTTACAAAAGCGGGGGCATGTCCCAGTCCCGGTTTGAGCAGGTAGAAACCCAGTTTATCAAGGCAACAGCCAGCAAAGAGCTGGCCGAAGTCAATGAGCAACGAGCCGCCCTGGCACTGGAACGTACCAGAATCCGGGCGAAAGCTGCCGGTAAAGTTATCAACCTGTATCTGGATGAGGGGCAACACGTGACGGAAGGCTCACATGTGTGCGACATCATCAATGACGAAAAAATTGATGCCATTGTTGAACTGCCCAGCAATGACCGTTTTCTGCAAGCCGTTGATACGCTGTCAGCACATCTGAGCGTTGACAGTGCCAACTACAGCCAGTCCGGTCAGCTGTTTGCCATTGACGGTGCCATTGATCCTACCAAGAGTACCCTCAGGGTTCGCTACCGGTTTAACAATGAGGGACAGTTGCTGGACGGACACTTCGGCAAAGTCACCCTCAGCAATAACAATGGTGAAGGCAATATCACTGTGCCTCAGTCGTCTGTTCTGAGCGACCGCCAGGGGCAATATGTTTATGTCGCTAACAACGGCATTCTGGAGCAGAAACGGGTGCAATCACTGGGTAAATATGAAACCAGTGAACTGGTTAACGGATTGCAGAAGGATGACCTGGTGGTCGTCAGTGGCACCATCAAGCTCTACCCGGGACAGGAAGTGAAAGCAAACCTGGTAGAGGGTGGTGAAGGATGAGTCGCTTTTTCATTAACCGACCGAACTTTGCGATTGTCGTCGCCCTGTTCATGACCATCGTTGGTGCCATTGCCCTGAAAGTGCTGCCGGTCGGCCAGTACCCCAACGTGGCTCCTCCCACCGTTATGGTTTACGTCACCATGGATGGTGGCTCGACGGATGTTATGCAGAAGTCTGTGGCCACTTTGATCGAGAAAGAGGTCAACGGCGTGGAAGGCATGACTTACATGAAGTCCAACATCGGCAACGATGGTTCCTACGGCCTTGAAATCCAGTTTGAAATCGGGCTGGACGCTGACCGGGCCGTGACCCTGGTGCAGAACCGGGTCAATAAAACCGTATCCAACCTGCCGGAAGGCGCACGCCGTTATGGTGTTACGGTGGAAAAAGTGTCGTCGGGGATGTTGATGGCCTTTTCGGTACGTGACGACAGTGGTCGTATGGATGATATCGAACTGTCCAACTGGACGTCCATGAGCCTGAAGGAAGGACTGCAACGAATCTCCGGCGTATCCAGGGTCATGGTTCTGGGTGAAAAGAACTACTCCATGCGCATCTGGCTGGACCCTCAGAAAATGAACGCCCTGTCCATGACGGTGGATGAAGTTCAGGCCGCCCTGTTAGAACAGAACCAGATTCTGGCTGCCGGGCGCGCCGGTCTTTCCCCCAGCGAAGGCGACAACTCCTGGGAATATACCTTCAAGGTCGACAGCGCGCTGCAAGAGCCCGAAGACTTCGCGAACGTTATTATCCGCGCTGACTCCACCGGCATCATCAAGATAAAAGACGTCGCCAGGGTTGAGCTGGGCTCTGTGCAGTACATGGCCAACTCCTACTACAACAACCAGGCAGCGACGACGGTCTTCATGTATCGCTCCCCCACCTCTAACGCCATGGAAGTGGGTAAGGCTGCCAAGGAGTTCCTGGCGAACACACCACGGCCTGACGGGCTTGCTATCGAAATCCCTTACGACGGCACCGTGTTCGTAGAAGCGGCCATCAACGATATCTTCAAAACGCTGCGCGACGCTTTGATACTGGTGACACTGATCACCATGCTGTTCCTGCAAAGCTGGCGGGTTACCCTGATTACCATCGCCAGTATTCCGGTATCGCTGATCACCACCTTTGCCATCATGCTGGCCTCCGGCATGACCATCAACATTGTCTCCATGTTTGGCCTGATCCTGGCTATCGGTATCGTGGTGGACGCTGCCATCATCGTTATCGAGAACGTCGAGCGCCTGTGGGAAGACGATCCTAGCCTGTCCGTCCGGGATGCGGTTCTGAAGTCCATGGAAGAAGTGACCGGCCCGATCATCGCCTCTATGCTGGTACTGCTGTCGGTGTTTGGCCCAACCTTGTTCATGCCGGGCATGACCGGGATTCTTTACGGCCAGTTTGGTATCGCTATTTCTGCGGCGGTGGTCGTGTCAACAGTGGTCGCCCTGGTGCTGACGCCGGTTCTGTGCATGCTGCTGATGAAGCAGGGCGAAAGCAAGAAAATCTGGTTGTACCGGGTATTCGACAAAGGCGTTAACCAGACCCGTGACGGCTTCGGACACCTGGTCAGCTTCTTTGGCCGCCGTCTGTTTATGTCGGCGGCGCTGATTCTCGGTCTGTTTGGCAGTATCTGGCTGCTGGGCAACCAGACCTCCACCGGTTTTCTTCCCGATGAAGACAAAGGCACCCTGTTCGCCGTAGTGATGCTGCCTGACGGTTCCGCTTTGCACCGTACTGACAGTGCGCTGGAAACTCTGTCTGACCAGATGCGCGGCATTGAAGGCATAAAATCCGTGGTAACCGTGGCAGGCTTTAACCTGATCACCAACTCTACCGGCCCTAACGCTGGCCTGATGCTGATCACCCTGGACGACTACGAAAAGCGTCAGGGTATTGAGGCTTTGAGCCTGTGGTCGGTACTGGGACAAACCCAGGGGATTCTGGACGCGGAAGATAAGGTGTTTGGTATGGTATTCCCACCTCCGGCTATTCCTGAGCTGGGTCTGGTGGCGGGTTTTGACCTGATGTTCAAAGACACTCAGGCCCGTGATCCGGTGGAACTGGCTGAAGCGTCCTATGCCTTTATCGAAAAGATCAACGCGGACCTGCGGGTGGTAGGCGCCTACACCACGTTTACCGCCAACACCCCGAATATCAAGCTTGAAATCGACCGCGAGAAAATCAAGATGATGGGGCTGCAAATGGATCAGGTATTCAATACCATTCAGGCGCAGTTTGCAGGAGCGTATTCCGGTAAGTTCAACATGAACGGTCGTAACTTCTTTGTGTTCGTTCAGGCGGAACAGACAACCCGGAAGTATATTGAAGACCTCAATGTTCTGACCGTTCGCAACCAGCATGGTGAGTTGATCAATATCAGCAGTATTGTTACACCGACCGTCGTGTTTGGCCCCCAGGTTCTGCAACAGTTCAACCTTAACCAGGCAGTTAACATTAATGGCTACCCGGCACCGGGCTACTCCTCCGGTGACGCCATCAAAGCGGTGGAAGAAGCCGCAGAGGCACTGCCGGCGGGTTATGAAATTGAATGGGCCGGTCTGACCAAACAGGAGCTGGCCGCCGGTAACTCAGCGGTTATCGCTTTCGCTCTCGCCATTCTGTTTACCTATCTGCTGCTGGTCGCGCAGTATGAATCCTGGGTGATCGCCCTCTGTATCATTCTGTCGGTACCTACCGCTGCGCTGGGTACACTGGGTATCGTCTTCCTGATGGGTACGGACGTGAACCTTTATGTGCAGATTGCCATGGTGCTACTGGTGGGCATGTCAGCACGTAATGCCATCCTGATTGTGGAGTTCGCTAAAAAACTGCGGGAAGAAGAAGGTTACGGGATTGTTGACGCTGCCGTCACCGCCACCCGGATGCGTTTCCGTGCGGTGATGATGACAGCCCTGAGCTTTGTCTTCGGCCTGTTCCCACTGATGTTCTCTACCGGCGCCGGTTACGCAGCCCAACAGTCTATCGGCTGGGCAGCCTGTGGCGGTATGGTATCCGCGACCTTCCTCGGAATGCTGGTTGTACCGGTTATCTACGTACTGTTGCAAACGGTGCGGGAACGAGTAATGAAAAAAGTAACAGGATCAGTGTCTGCTGCTTCTGTAAACTAGCCCTGTCCCTTTGATACCCTCCCCTACCGTCCTGTTGGGGGAGGTACGCAAATTTTCGATAACTCCAACCTACGTCACTCCATAATCAGAAAATAGTCACCAGAAAAATGCCCTGAAGCATTCTGTTTCGACGACGGTCAGGCTATAGTGTGGCCGTTACCAAGGGGATACGGTTATGAAAGCGGAAACCAGCGATCAGAAGAATGTACTTGGGGAACCATTGCAGCCCTGCTGTTTCAATCCCACCACCGGTGTTTTTCGGGACGGCTATTGTCATGCCACCAAAAACGATCCTGGATTACATCTGGTCTGCGCCCGTATGACCAAAGACTTTCTGGAATATTCCCTGTTGCAGGGCAATGACCTGATTACACCGAAACCGGAGTTTGATTTCCCCGGACTTCAGGCAGGCGACCGCTGGTGTCTGTGCGCCATGCGCTGGAAGCAGGCTTTTGACGCGGGTCTGGCACCCCCGGTGTATTTAAAGTCTACCCATGAGCAGGCTCTGGAAGTCACCTCATTACAGGATCTGAAATCCTGTGCCATTGATATTCACTAGCATCTTATTTAACGTCAAACAGAAACAGACAATGCAGTACGAATGTACAACTGAAAACCTGAACGAATCCTTATCAGAGCCGGACAATACCACTCTGAGCCAGTCAGTCAGCAGAGAAACCCACATGGAAGCGCAAAACGCCTCAACTGATACCAGTCAACCCCCTCAAAACCCTGAAGAAGTATCT
Above is a genomic segment from Endozoicomonas euniceicola containing:
- a CDS encoding DUF2237 family protein encodes the protein MKAETSDQKNVLGEPLQPCCFNPTTGVFRDGYCHATKNDPGLHLVCARMTKDFLEYSLLQGNDLITPKPEFDFPGLQAGDRWCLCAMRWKQAFDAGLAPPVYLKSTHEQALEVTSLQDLKSCAIDIH
- a CDS encoding efflux RND transporter permease subunit, producing the protein MSRFFINRPNFAIVVALFMTIVGAIALKVLPVGQYPNVAPPTVMVYVTMDGGSTDVMQKSVATLIEKEVNGVEGMTYMKSNIGNDGSYGLEIQFEIGLDADRAVTLVQNRVNKTVSNLPEGARRYGVTVEKVSSGMLMAFSVRDDSGRMDDIELSNWTSMSLKEGLQRISGVSRVMVLGEKNYSMRIWLDPQKMNALSMTVDEVQAALLEQNQILAAGRAGLSPSEGDNSWEYTFKVDSALQEPEDFANVIIRADSTGIIKIKDVARVELGSVQYMANSYYNNQAATTVFMYRSPTSNAMEVGKAAKEFLANTPRPDGLAIEIPYDGTVFVEAAINDIFKTLRDALILVTLITMLFLQSWRVTLITIASIPVSLITTFAIMLASGMTINIVSMFGLILAIGIVVDAAIIVIENVERLWEDDPSLSVRDAVLKSMEEVTGPIIASMLVLLSVFGPTLFMPGMTGILYGQFGIAISAAVVVSTVVALVLTPVLCMLLMKQGESKKIWLYRVFDKGVNQTRDGFGHLVSFFGRRLFMSAALILGLFGSIWLLGNQTSTGFLPDEDKGTLFAVVMLPDGSALHRTDSALETLSDQMRGIEGIKSVVTVAGFNLITNSTGPNAGLMLITLDDYEKRQGIEALSLWSVLGQTQGILDAEDKVFGMVFPPPAIPELGLVAGFDLMFKDTQARDPVELAEASYAFIEKINADLRVVGAYTTFTANTPNIKLEIDREKIKMMGLQMDQVFNTIQAQFAGAYSGKFNMNGRNFFVFVQAEQTTRKYIEDLNVLTVRNQHGELINISSIVTPTVVFGPQVLQQFNLNQAVNINGYPAPGYSSGDAIKAVEEAAEALPAGYEIEWAGLTKQELAAGNSAVIAFALAILFTYLLLVAQYESWVIALCIILSVPTAALGTLGIVFLMGTDVNLYVQIAMVLLVGMSARNAILIVEFAKKLREEEGYGIVDAAVTATRMRFRAVMMTALSFVFGLFPLMFSTGAGYAAQQSIGWAACGGMVSATFLGMLVVPVIYVLLQTVRERVMKKVTGSVSAASVN
- a CDS encoding efflux RND transporter periplasmic adaptor subunit, translating into MSKARMVALLCALPICALPAVSAATTDVSVIKAEYRPIFQQKTYSTSLTAAQRITLISQTSGAVVEKMVRNGQNVSIGDVIVQLDDRDYQLNHRESEANLDLAKANYREAQNELKRSSKLYKSGGMSQSRFEQVETQFIKATASKELAEVNEQRAALALERTRIRAKAAGKVINLYLDEGQHVTEGSHVCDIINDEKIDAIVELPSNDRFLQAVDTLSAHLSVDSANYSQSGQLFAIDGAIDPTKSTLRVRYRFNNEGQLLDGHFGKVTLSNNNGEGNITVPQSSVLSDRQGQYVYVANNGILEQKRVQSLGKYETSELVNGLQKDDLVVVSGTIKLYPGQEVKANLVEGGEG
- a CDS encoding ISAzo13-like element transposase-related protein, translated to MVYYPPCHSKYNPIERGWSYLEKHWNGSLLNTVTSVLEWTKTMVWKCMNPIVKLLDQPYQKGVRLSKQELAEIQPHIIRHPELKKWGVTIVPEPVNY